In Phoenix dactylifera cultivar Barhee BC4 chromosome 11, palm_55x_up_171113_PBpolish2nd_filt_p, whole genome shotgun sequence, the following are encoded in one genomic region:
- the LOC103722024 gene encoding CASP-like protein 3A1: protein MDAAVKGRKAPAEVGIQMPEAAKVAAAADLGTMSGPLVPVTGGPGGAAEAGRQWDVAGAVVRVATVVSSLLALALMVSAKQRGELSLFGFQLPLYSKWSFSDSLEYLVGISAAVAAHSLLQLLLTMRKLVKKAPAIPSRRHAWVIFAGDQAFAYAMMAAGSAAAGVTNLNRTGIRHTALPDFCKPLHRFCDRMAISITFAFISCLLLAISAILDVLWLSRY, encoded by the exons ATGGACGCGGCGGTGAAAGGGCGGAAGGCGCCGGCGGAGGTGGGGATCCAGATGCCGGAGGCAGCGAAGGTGGCGGCAGCGGCGGACTTGGGGACAATGAGCGGCCCGCTGGTGCCGGTGACAGGAGGACCAGGCGGTGCCGCCGAGGCCGGGCGGCAGTGGGACGTGGCCGGAGCGGTGGTGCGGGTGGCGACAGTGGTCTCGTCGCTGCTGGCATTGGCGCTGATGGTCTCGGCGAAGCAGCGCGGGGAGCTCTCGCTCTTCGGCTTCCAGCTCCCGCTCTACTCCAAGTGGTCCTTTTCCGACTCCCTCGA GTATCTGGTGGGGATctcggcggcggtggcggcgcaTTCGCTGTTACAGCTTCTACTCACCATGAGGAAGCTGGTGAAGAAAGCGCCGGCCATCCCATCTCGTCGTCACGCGTGGGTTATATTTGCCGGCGATCAG GCTTTTGCATATGCTATGATGGCTGCGGGCTCAGCTGCAGCTGGGGTGACCAACTTAAACCGCACAGGGATCCGGCACACTGCACTTCCAGACTTCTGTAAGCCTCTGCACCGGTTCTGTGACCGCATGGCTATCTCAATCACATTTGCTTTTATTAGCTGCCTCCTTCTAGCTATCTCTGCAATTCTCGACGTGCTTTGGTTGTCCAGGTACTGA